The Glycine soja cultivar W05 chromosome 15, ASM419377v2, whole genome shotgun sequence region CTTTAGCTGAGGCCAAGGCTAGAAATAAACCTTGCATGGTCTTCAAAGCGGATTTTTGAAAAGGCATATGATTCGGTTTCATGGGGTTTTCTTGACTACATGCTCATGAGGATGGACTTTTGTGAAAGGTGGAGGAAATGGATTAATGGTTGTCTGTCCACTGCAACCATATCCATCCTAATTAATGGAAGCCCTTCTAAGGAATTTGCTCCAAAGAGATGTCTAAGGGGTATCTTCTAAGAGCTGGATCGTGTGGCAGCCTATTATAAGGAAGTTTGAAGCCAAACttgcaaaatggaagcaaagaagTTTATCTATGGGGGGCAGAATCACTCTCATTAATTCAGTCTTATCAGCCTTACCTATCTACTTACTATCTTTCTTTAAGATTCCCAAGAAAGTGGTGCACAAGATTCTTTCCATCCAGAGAAATTTCCTTTGGGGAAGTCATCAAGAGGCCAATAAGATTCCTTGGGTGAAGTGGGACACAGTTTGCCTTCCTAAGAACAAAGGGGGCCTAGGGATTAAAGatttatctaaatttaatgAGGCTCTACTTGGCAAATGGGGGTGGGAGCTGGCTAATAATCACAATCAACCTTGGACTAGAATTTTAATCTCCAAATATGGTGGGTGGAAGGAGCTGATCTCTGGTGGAAAGAGTAAATTCTCTTCCTAATGGTGGCAGGACCTAAAGGCTATCTTTCAGCAGGAGCACAACAATTGCTTTCTTTATAACCTAAAGTGGAGGGTGGGATATGGCTCCAAAATCAGTTTCTGGAAGGATAAGTGGCTGGGGGACAATTGTAATCTCCAAGCAAAATATCCTAATCATTATTTAATAAGCAAACAACAGACTTTTTCAATCAATTCCATGGGGGATTTTGTGGAGGACAGATGGGAATGGAAGTTAACATGGAGgaggacttttttttatcatgaaattGACAATGTAGCAGCTCTTCTAGCTGAGATCGAGTCTGGCCACATCCATCAATCCAGCAGGGATTTCCTTTGGTGGAAGCCTGACCCTAATGGTCTATTTTCAACAAAGTCTGCCTACAAAGTACTGCAGGAGGCTCATAATAATGCTGATGAAGACAGGGCCTCCAAGATTATGTGGAGACTGAAAATTCCCCCAGGGGTGAGTGCTTTTTCTTGGAGACTATTCAAGAACATGCTCCCTACTAGGGATAATCTCAGAAGGAGGCAAGTGACATTGCCTTCATACAGCTGCCCTCTATGTGAGCATGAAGAAGAATCGGTCAATCATCTTATGTTCAACTGCTCCAAGACTAGGAGTCTTTGGTGGGAGCCAATGAGATGGGTTAATAGAGTGGGTCCTCTCCCCACAGACCCAAAGAATCACTTTTTGCAATTCTCTCAGTGGAATAGGCAAAGTTCTACAACCAAGAGATGGGAATTGCTGTGGATAGCTCTGTCTTTGTCCATTTGGCATCACAGAAATGGCATGGTTTTCAATAACCAGCCTTTTAATCCTGAAAAGGTCATGGATGATGCCTTATTCCACACTTGGTCTTGGCTTAAGTGTGTGGAGAAGGGCTTCCAactgcattttaatttctagtCATCTAACTTGAAGGATGCTTTTTCCTAGAGGGGCTGAGTTTGTATTGTATTGTGGCCTGTCTATTGATTCATCCTAGTGGGGTTTAGACTATATAAGCCTTGTTTTTATCATTGTATtttcagtacacctagtactgaatttcatatataatatattgatatttgttgtgcaaaaaaaaaaaaaaagagagagaggaagaataagacatataattttttcatcaatTGATCAGGTTTCCTAACTAGTGATGGGGTCAAAATCAAGTAGGCAAGGATAAGTGAAGGGAGGATGACTTAACCCTCCAAGACAAATACCCCATTCTGTACCAAGTGAGTACTCAGCAGAATTATTCTATCGACTTAACCCTCCAGCTACTGTGCTTTTATCCTATGTAGTTGGGTTCGGCAATTCTCTGCCTTTGTATCTATTTCAGCTTATCTTCAGTACACTTAGTACTGaatcatttataatattatctgatttttgctgtgcaaaaataaaaaaaaaacatgaaggtTCAATCCAGAAATCAAGTGGATAGGGAAAGAGGCACTCACAAGTCTATAGGCCTTAGACAAAGGTTCTCCTAATCCAACAATGCTTAGAACCCAAACACTTCCTACCAAGGTAACAAAATGACAATTGGTTAGCCATGTATGCAACCTTTCACAGTAATGTAAAATACACAATATCCAAAATCATACTAATTATACCTcaagtttttctcttttggaAAAGATACAACTAATGAGACGACCGTCTGGCAAGATAACAGTGATCCAAATTACTCGTTCAACATTCCTATAATCCTGCAATCATGAGGCAGTGAGGCACACACAATTCAGTAGTGCTTTTAGAAACAAAGTACAACAAATCCTCCtaccaaatcaataaaaaattataagggtAATGTACCCACACACAGGACAAAAAAGGCACAGCAAACAAAGGTATACTAGATATGTATAATCTTAGTTGTGGCATAGCTTTGCCTGTACTAATTACTAAATGTCACAATAGCATTCTTAACTTTCTCTCAAATTAAACAACACCTACTCTACAAATGACACATGGTGGTCCAATAAACCTAAAATACAGAGTGCAATTCTCAGCCCTGAATTTTCAGTTTTTCAACATACCTATAACCATGATTCAAGTTTATCATAAGCTAAACTAAAGTACAGACCATCAACATAGCTTCTTTATATTCATAATCACTTTTCTTTGTGTATAAAGAACAAGCTCAAGAGGTTGCTCAAGAGGTTGGCATTAACAAATCCACTTAAACTGTTACAAGAACACAATAAGGGTAAGGGAAACTTCACTAAGGAGAAGAAGCACAGAGTTGTCACGATGCTCGAGTTAAATATGAGATACCCTAGCCATGTTTAGTTCACTAAGTGTGCGATACATGAatgcaatcaaatatttatacagGATTAGACCAAACATACCTACGTGAGGTGGCGAAGCACAGACTTCTGACGATGCTCGAGTGCGATGAACACGATGCTCGACCTTAGACAGAACGATGGCCAGATGGAGAACATACAACTTCAAGGTAGATGGAGAACAAAGAGAGCAAGAAagcttagatggagaagaagacagagagaaggagaagactGCGCAAAGGAGACGAAACATACCTAGGTATGGTGGCGAAGGAGAATAAGCATAGACTTGTGACGATGCTCGAGTGCGACGAAGACGATGCTCGAGTGCGACGAACACGATGCTCAGATGCAGACAGGGACCTTGAAGGTAGACGGagattagaagaagaagagagcgcgaaagcttagatggagaagaagacagAGCGCGAGCTTCATAGGGCtcaccatattttttaaaatataagtttaacatcggtttttaaaaaaaaccgatgttaacaaaatgatgttaaggttaacatcagttttctggaaaaaaccgatgttaacatatcaaacgttaacatcggttttctaaaaacccgatgttaataaacatatgttaacattggttattaagaaatcgatgttaactaataaatgttaacatcggttctccaataaccgatgttaatgaacttcgttaacatcggtttttcacaaaaccgatgttaatgtatacacggtatttacaattatgccaccacgcatatgttaacatcggtttttttaacaaCCAATGTTAACACACCAATGTTGAATccgctttttgtagtagtgtcatatatgaatataaagtttttgattttttgacttgtttgttttgattattattatgtgttcaaccatattatataattatatatacctctttttgtgtttttcttgctatgattatttattgttgttgttgttatcacTGAAGATAAATATGAAGGCCGTTCTTTCAAATTGGGGGTATCTTTTGAGTTGTTCTTAGGGAGGACTTGTTAGCTGTTGCCTCGAAGCACAACAGTCTCTACAATGCTAATTTAAATGTGTAGTCAATGTCTTTGAATATATTTCAATGTTTTCTTTGGTTGTAGGTAGTACGTTGACACTTCAAGTTACGCAGTAATTTCTTGTTTGACCATCATTGGAGTTGACTGCACATTGTGTTCTTCGGTCTGCCAGTGCTCTGATCCCAGTTGGATTTGTAGTTGTTGACCGTATTTCTTAGGTATGTATTTGTTTCAGTCACACGAATGATAACTTTATGACGATTTACTTatcaattttatcttatataacTAATTATGTACATTGTGAGCGAACCTTagtttcccgtttgagattccatacaatgattaatatggaatagtttgcattaatcgttgtatggaatcttgaattgtccatttggaCAGTTTGAGAAGACTCATTTTGTATAGTAGATTAACGTttattaaatttgttgaaatttcggTGTACTTCATTTCACTTTGTCCTCCGAGTGCATATTTGAATGTGGTGGACGAACACATGGCATCTCATTCATCTCGTGTACTTGGGGACTTAGGTGAAATGTTGccaaaatttcaacaaatttataaaacacAATTGACATGTAGTATTGAATCTACTATACAAAAAAGTCTTTTTGAATGGGATAAGACCACACCTTTATTGAAAAAAGTGAGGTTTACATGCATGTTACATGACTTGATACACTATTACGGCAAAAGGAtaacatggatcgaagttggatgcaAGCATCACGCATTAGTGACGAGTATGAAAATGGCATTGAAAATTTCCTCAAATTTACTTAACTGAATGCACCATCTttgcatggtaaatttttttgccCCTGTGTCAAATGTGGGAATGGGAGACACCAGTCAATAAATGAAATGAGATCACATCTTATATGTCACGGGATAATTTCGACTTACACAAACtggatatggcatggggaaGTGTCAAACAGGTCATCAGTGTCTTACACTCAGTCAATCAATGTAGACATGGGATACCGTATTGAAGACATGATTTGCGATCTGGGACAAGACGGTTTCCAACAAGCACATGTACCTATGTAtgacaaaatagaaaatgattcaaAGATGCCTTTGTATCCGGGGTGCACAGATTTCACAAGATTGTCAGCGGTATTAGCTTTGGTGAACTTGTCAGCGGAATCAATGAATCATTCAGTGCCTCAATCAATAAGGGAGAAAATGTTTTACGAAGCTCACTGGATACAACCACTTCTTTTGTAGATTCTATTGTTAAAACTGCTACTAAATCTGTAGATAATGCTTTTAGTCTCAACTTTACCTGCTTCTAAGTCTTAACTTCCCTTGAAATCTCATATTGGTTAATGTTTGGATGGCTACCACAGTCCAGAGCTACCATTTGGATGGCTATGCATTCTTTGTTGCTGGGTGAGATTTTagctttaaaatttcaatttacaatttttgtttttatcaatgTTACGCTAAACTTAAGAGTGAATGAATTTCTCGTTTGAACTGTAGCATGGATTTTGAAGTATGGGCAGAAAATAGCAGAAGTACTTATAATAAGTAGGATGGTGTGGCTCGCTGCACTACACAGGTATGTCTTACTTCCTTGGCCACAGCATAATCTGTTACTCCATACATTTGCATAGGAAATTATGAGGCAGCTATGCTGGAATGAACCATTTTCATACATAACAAGAAAGGGGACATACGATTAGGAATAGAGGTTGTTTCACAGATTCAACCAAGAAATGCTTCAATTATGTTTGCTACTCGATctaaaatttatagttttcCTTTTGATTTGACCACATTACTTTATCTTTTCAGCTTCTCATGGATCTGGAATCATTAATAAGAATTCCCTTTTAAACCCCATGAATAtttaaaatgtctttcctatctttacttttctatttaaaaataatatactgTGCTGGCTTTTTCTTGGCCTCTCTTTGTAGAAGCTTTGCATCCAATATACCAAAGCACTTTTTCTATACATGATATGAAGCACTTTCTTGTTAGTTGTTCCAACTTGAAAGGACATGTAATTGCAAGTAAAATGAAACATGAATTTGATTTGTATGCAAGAATAGCTTTTCATGACCAAAAAAAGGAGTGTATATGCTCTACAATAACTTTTCTTTACCCTGTCTGCAGGTCTTTCCTGGTGCTTGGACAACCATTTTGGTATCTCTTGACAATGCCGGTATTTGGAACCTTCGTCCAGAGAACCTCAACTCGTGGTATCTGGGCCAAGAAGTTTATGTGCATGTTGTAAACCCAGAGAAAGACAACAATGTGGTTGTGTAAATTGCTGACAAATTTCAGGTGATGCCACTCTGAATTTCTCATAAGCACACTCTTAAATCTTGCACCACATTTTGCAGCAGGTTTAATATTAATTGGGTGCAGTCCAGGAggtatgaaatttaattttgtggttcttagttttcttataattctATCCATCATATTCAAAATGGTCGATCTTTGTTTGGTTGCAGGCACAACTAGTAACATTATAACATATCTTTCACGGTATATTCTCAGTTATATATAATTCCAATTAATTAATGCTTTACTTTGTTTGATCATATTGATGACCAGGTGATCTAATGACCCTTTTGTTTTGCTAGTGGAGATGTGGCGCTATCTGTAATAATGACAACTGCAAGTACCCTAACTGCCATGGTTGGTATAGCTATAATTTGAGTCTTAATCTTTGGTTTCCATTTTTGACGagcaattaattaattcatgacAAGATGTGGGTAGGCATTAGTACAATGATACAATCAATTAGTAATGGTTTCAGTTCCATGCATCTGCCCACGTTTGTACTTAGGCAGACAAATTAATTTTCTCCTTCGCAGCCCTTTTGGCCCTCCCTCCCTGGTTTTGAAGACTAGCATAAGACATGTCTTGTTTGAGTTATTACAAATAGTGCAGAGTGTATTAATGATTCTTACTTTAATTATAT contains the following coding sequences:
- the LOC114385948 gene encoding uncharacterized protein LOC114385948 gives rise to the protein MGDFVEDRWEWKLTWRRTFFYHEIDNVAALLAEIESGHIHQSSRDFLWWKPDPNGLFSTKSAYKVLQEAHNNADEDRASKIMWRLKIPPGVSAFSWRLFKNMLPTRDNLRRRQVTLPSYSCPLCEHEEESVNHLMFNCSKTRSLWWEPMRWVNRVGPLPTDPKNHFLQFSQWNRQSSTTKRWELLWIALSLSIWHHRNGMVFNNQPFNPEKVMDDALFHTWSWLKCVEKGFQLHFNF